One segment of Engraulis encrasicolus isolate BLACKSEA-1 chromosome 7, IST_EnEncr_1.0, whole genome shotgun sequence DNA contains the following:
- the klhl13 gene encoding kelch-like protein 13 isoform X2: protein MDHPIHRGDTMSIGLHDRSLVEDDDPHMKVSLGCGDVGISAHLQASKTGNTRFFTSNTHSSVVLQGFDQLRIEGLLCDVTLVAGDGDEAFPVHRAMMASSSDYFKAMFTGGMKEQDLMCIKLHGVNRIGLKKIIDFIYTAKLSLNMENLQDTLEAASFLQILPVLDFCKVFLISGVSLDNCVEVGRIANTYNLTEVDKYVNNFILKNFPSLLATGEFVKLPFERLAFVLASNSLKQCSELDLFKAACRWLRYEEGSGGGGSGARMEHAARLMRNIRFPLMSPSELINHVQTVDFMRTDNTCVNLLLEASNYQMMPYMQPVMQSERTAIRSDSAHLVTLGGVLRQQLVVSKELRLFDEKAHEWKALAPMDAPRYQHGIAVIGNFLYVVGGQSNYDTKGKTAVDTVFRYDPRYNKWIQVACLNEKRTFFHLSALKGYLYAVGGRNAAGELATVECYNPRTNEWTYVAKMNEPHYGHAGTVYGGLMYISGGITHDTFQKELMCFDPDSDKWTQKAPMTTVRGLHCMCTVADRLYVIGGNHFRGTSDYDDVLTCEYYSPSLDLWTPIAAMLRGQSDVGVAVFENKIFVVGGYSWNNRCMVEIVQRYDPEKDEWHKVFDLPESLGGIRACTLTVYPPEDLLAGSPTRESPLSAP, encoded by the exons ggTTTTGACCAGTTGAGGATAGAGGGTCTGCTGTGTGACGTGACGCTGGTGGCGGGGGACGGGGACGAGGCCTTTCCAGTCCACAGAGCCATGATGGCCTCCTCCAGCGACTACTTCAAAGCAATGTTTACAG gtGGTATGAAGGAGCAGGATCTGATGTGTATAAAGCTCCACGGCGTGAACCGGATTGGTCTGAAGAAGATCATCGACTTCATCTACACGGCCAAGCTCTCGCTCAACATGGAGAACCTGCAGGACACGCTGGAGGCCGCCAGCTTCCTACAGATCCTCCCCGTGCTCGACTTCTGCAAAGTCTTCCTCATCTCCGGG GTGTCGTTGGACAACTGCGTGGAGGTGGGCCGCATCGCCAACACCTACAACCTGACGGAGGTGGACAAGTACGTCAACAACTTCATCCTCAAGAACTTCCCCTCGCTGCTGGCCACGGGGGAGTTCGTCAAGCTGCCGTTCGAGCGGCTGGCCTTCGTGCTTGCCAGCAACAGCCTGAAGCAGTGCAGCGAGCTGGACCTCTTCAAGGCCGCCTGCCGCTGGCTGCGATACGAGGAGGggagcggcggcggcg GATCGGGCGCCCGCATGGAGCACGCGGCGCGCCTCATGCGCAACATCCGCTTCCCCCTCATGTCCCCCAGCGAGCTCATCAACCACGTGCAGACGGTGGACTTCATGCGCACCGACAACACCTGCGTCAACCTGCTGCTGGAGGCCAGCAACTACCAGATGATGCCCTACATGCAGCCCGTCATGCAGTCCGAGCGCACCGCCATCCGCTCCGACTCCGCCCACCTGGTGACGCTCGGCGGCGTGCTGCGGCAGCAGCTGGTCGTCTCCAAGGAGCTGCGGCTGTTCGACGAGAAGGCGCACGAGTGGAAGGCGCTGGCGCCCATGGACGCGCCGCGCTACCAGCACGGCATCGCCGTCATCGGCAACTTCCTGTACGTGGTGGGCGGCCAGAGCAACTACGACACCAAGGGCAAGACGGCGGTGGACACGGTGTTCCGCTACGACCCGCGCTACAACAAGTGGATACAGGTGGCCTGCCTCAACGAGAAGAGGACCTTCTTCCATCTGAGCGCGCTCAAGGGATACCTGTACGCCGTCGGGGGCCGCAACGCCGCCGGAGAGCTCG ctacaGTTGAGTGCTATAATCCTCGTACTAATGAGTGGACGTACGTGGCCAAGATGAACGAGCCTCATTATGGCCACGCAGGAACCGTCTACGGAGGCCTCATGTACATCTCAG GGGGCATAACGCACGACACCTTCCAGAAGGAGCTGATGTGCTTCGACCCGGACTCGGACAAGTGGACGCAGAAGGCTCCCATGACGACGGTGCGGGGCCTACACTGCATGTGCACGGTGGCCGACCGCCTGTACGTGATCGGCGGCAACCACTTCCGGGGCACGAGCGACTACGACGACGTGCTGACGTGCGAGTACTACAGCCCCTCGCTGGACCTGTGGACGCCCATCGCCGCCATGCTGCGCGGCCAGAGCGACGTCGGAGTCGCCGTCTTCGAGAACAAGATCTTCGTGGTGGGCGGCTACTCGTGGAACAACCGGTGCATGGTGGAGATCGTGCAGCGCTACGACCCCGAGAAGGACGAGTGGCACAAGGTCTTCGACCTGCCCGAGTCGCTGGGCGGCATCCGGGCGTGCACGCTCACCGTCTACCCGCCAGAGGACCTCCTGGCCGGCTCGCCAACACGGGAGTCCCCCCTCTCGGCTCcttga